AATTACCGCCATTGCCCCCATAAAAGCTTGTACCATCACAAAAATAAGCGCCAGCAGCGCATATAGCTGCAGGTCTTTGCGGTTCTTGCGGTACAACCAGAAAGCGATGAATGCGCCTACCGCAAGTAACCCCGCGGCTCCACTTATCGCCCGATGCGAGTATTCAATCATCGATGCAAGCGTGTGGGCCGGTACAAATTTCCCATGACAAAGCGGCCATTCATTGCCGCAGCCGAGTCCCGACTCTGTCTTCGTCACCACGCTCCCGCCCAAGGTAGCGAGGAACATAACAAAACAGGACAAATAACTAAGCCATTTCAAATGCTTCGTCTTCAATGATTTTCACCTGCTATAACAAAGTGTTAGGGAATTTTCACAATTCATACCACTTCATTATACCTGATATCCTCCATGCAATCATAGGGGAACATGACAAAATATTCAAAAACAAAACACGCCGCCCGCCAAATGAGTTGGGGGCAGCGTGTCTAGTTCTGAACTGCTTAGCTCTCTTTACTATCCGCCGTATTATGTAGTGCGGAATATACATCCAGCGCTTTGTTCAGGAAATCCTCGATCTCCTCACGTGATTTACGGAGTTTATTAACGAAACGAACGAGTTCTCTGCCGTCGGTATAAGCGACAAAGCTAGGAATGCCCATGATGTTCTGTTCCTGACTTACGTCTCCGACCTGATCCACATCGACCTCAACAAGGGTCAATCGATCTTCAAATTTTTGTTCTACTTCAGGCATGAACGGGTCCATAAATTTGCAATCTACGCACCAGTCCGCTTTAAATACAGCGACTACCAAATTGCTGGATTGAATGCTGACTTGGAACTCCTCAGCGGAAGTAACTTTTCTCATTGACTTTCATTCCTTTCTCATAATGTATTCTCCAAATCGATGTATCTCTAGTCAACCAAATTGAA
The window above is part of the Paenibacillus lutimineralis genome. Proteins encoded here:
- a CDS encoding thioredoxin family protein, with the protein product MRKVTSAEEFQVSIQSSNLVVAVFKADWCVDCKFMDPFMPEVEQKFEDRLTLVEVDVDQVGDVSQEQNIMGIPSFVAYTDGRELVRFVNKLRKSREEIEDFLNKALDVYSALHNTADSKES